The genomic region TGCGCGTCTCCGTCAGCGATCGCGACACGATCAAGTTCACCGGTTCCCGCCTGAAGGTCGGCTCGGTGCTGTCGCGGCGCGACATGCTGCACATCGCGCTGATGTCGTCGGAGAACCGCGCGGCGGCGGCGCTCTCGCGCGACTATCCGGGCGGGCGGCCGGCCTTCATCGCCGCGATGAACCGCAAGGCGCGCATGCTCGGCATGACGAACACGCGTTTCGTCAACGCAACGGGGCTCTCGCCCCAGAACGTCTCGACGGCCCGCGACCTGGCCCGCCTACTGTCGGCCGCAGCCCGCTACCCGGCGATCCGCACGTTCTCGACCGACCACGCGCAGGTCGTGCATCCCGGCCGCGGACAACTGAGCTACGTGAATTCGAACGCGCTCGTCCGCGGCGGCGACACGCGGATCCGGCTGCAGAAGACCGGCTTCATCAACGAGGCAGGCCACTGCCTCGTGATCCGCTACCGCATCGGCGCTCGACCCGTGGACGTGGTGCTGCTCGACGCCCCGGGGCCGCGCGACCATGTCGCCGACGCGATCCGCATCCGCAACTGGCTGGCCTGCTCGCTACGCTAGCACCGCGCCTGCCGTGGCTTCATCGGCGGCGGCGCGCTCAACGCACCACCGCGCGCCCGACCTCGTTGGACCCCTGCCAGAGCCGGTAGCGCACCTCATAGCCGTCGGGCACGTAGACGACCACCGGCAGGCGGCTGTTGTAACGCAGCAAAAAACCGTCGCCGCGGCCGATCACGAACGCCGACTGCGGCGTGGCCGACGGCGCGCAGGCCATTTTGGTGGCGGCCACCGGGCCGATGTCGGTCACGCGGTAGTACGGATAGCCCGAGCCCGGCAAGGTGTCGTGCTGCAAGCGCGCCGGAAAGAAATGGACGTTGCAATCGGTCGGCATCGTCTTGCCGACGATCACCTGCACGCGCAGGTCGTCCTCGAGTTCGGCCGGCGGCAGCGAGATCACCGCGCGCTGCATGCCGGGCTGCGGAGCCGGGAACATTTTCAGATCGGCGGCGGCCGCCGCCGCAGCCGGTGCCGACGCGGCGGCGCCCGAAGCAACGGACTGCGCGGACGCCAGATGCGCGCCGCCGAGCGACACCACGGCCGCGGTAAATACGAGGGACAGCCGGAACGAACGACGCATACGGATCTCCTGTTTGACGAATCGGGCAAGTGGATCGAATCGGTTGAAACCGGTTGAAACGGGCGAGCCGCCCGGGAACCTGCGCCGGCGCGCGCCGCGGGCCGCCCGAACTCTCCACGGCGGTGGCGCCTGGCGGCCCGCCCGAGTGGCGCGCCAACTTACGCGATTGTAATCTCCCGACACAATTGCTCCCGAACTCGCCGAAGCCGCACCCTTCCTATCATCAGCACTCTGGAGACTCATCATGCTGAGACGGATCGGAATCCTCGGAATCGCCGCCGCGCTGGCTGGCTGCGTCGCCGTACCCGACGGCGGCTATGGCTATTCGCAACCCTACTACACGAATGGCTATGCCGACAGCTATGGCTATGGCGGCGGGGGCTACGCGCCCGTCTACGGCACCGTCAACATCTGGGGCGGCGGGGGTGGCTATCGCGACCACGGCTGGCGCGACCGCGGCGACTGGCGTGGCCGCGGCGGCGACTGGCACGATCGTGGCGGCTGGCATGGCGGCGGCTGGCGCGGCGGGGGTGGCAACGGCGGCGGTGGCAACGGCGGCGGCGGCTGGCGCGGTGGTGGTCCCGGTGGTGGTCCCGGTGGTGGTCCCGGTGGTGGTCCCGGTGGTGGTCCCGGTGGTGGTCCCGGCGGCTGGCCCGGCGGGCACGGCGGCGGCGGGCGCGGCGCAGGGCATGGCCACTAGCCCGGCTGACGAAGCCGGCAATCGCGGGCGAAGCCGGCCGCTCCGCGCGCCGGCAGCACGGGATTTGCAACTGGTTGTATCGCCAACCGGAAGGCGGATTGCATCGGTCACGCCTCGCGGCGCCGGCTCATCCCGCGTCGCGCAAAAAAAAGCGCCCGCCCGGCGGTGCCGGTGCGGGCGCTTTTCATATTCTGCCTAGCTGAATACCACGCGCCGCCGTCGCCGCCGCCAGGGCGGCGCGCGGCGCTTGCTCACCATCCCTGTTGCGGATAGTAGTCGGGGGCCGGCTGCGGGCCACAGGCCACGTAGGCATTGCGGTAGCCGTCATAGCAGGTGCCTGGCGGCGGGCCGGCATAAGTCTGCTGGTACTGATACTGCGCGGGCTGCTGATACACGGGCTGATAGGCCGGCGCCGCGTAGGCCGGCTCGGGCGTCAAGGCCGACGAGACGATCGCGCCGAGCACGGCGCCCCCGATCAGCGCACCGACCACCGCGCCGCCCCCGCCGTGATCGTGCCAGCGCCCATGAGCGGAAGCCGGGCCGGCGGCGACGAGCGTCCCGGCGGCCACCAGCACTGCGACGATTTTCTTGTTGATCATGATGCTCTCCACTCGAAGTGGTACGTGATGGAGCGAATTGTGGGATGCGCTCGCCGTAACAGGTGCAGCAAGTGGTAACGCCCGGTTACGGGCACTTGATGCGCGCCACGAGCGCTGCGCGGCGGTCGCATGCTAGGATTTTCGAACACCGCGACGAAGCGACGCAACGCCCACCCGGGACCGCCACGCCTTCATCATGAAACCCGACACCGCGCACCGGTTCGACACCGAACTCGCTCCCCGCATCGCCGCGCGCATCGCGACGATGCTCGGTCCGCGCGTGCGCGTCGTCGCCGTACGCTACGGCGGCCACGGCCACCCGAGCCAGATCCACGTCGTCAGCACCACGCCCGTCCACGTCCGCGGCTTCGACCATCCGCTCGACGTCACGCTGACCTGGGACGGCGACGAGATCGAGCGGCTCGTCGCCGACCAGGACGGCGCCCGCTTCGCGCGCTATCTCAACGCCCTGTCGTGCAAGCTGCCGGGCTGGGAAAGCGCGCGCGGCCTCGACTTCGGCTCGCGCACGCAGACCACGCCGCACGTGCTGCTCGGGGGACTCGATTTCGAAGCGTGAGGCGCTCCGGCGGCCGCGAAGGCCGGCCGGGCCGCGTCACGCGCGCATCGGCCGCCGTCGTGATCGGAACGCCGGTGATACACTCGGCCGATCCGCGCCGGCGCGGCCGGCAGGCCCGGTTCGCGGCGGCTTCCCACCGAACTCAGGAGATCCATCACCATGGCTGAATTCCGGCTCCAAACCGACGCCTTTGCCGATGGCGCGCTGATGCCGAAAGCGCAGGAATACCACCACGCCGGGTTCGGCGTGGACGGCGGCAACACCTCGCCCGCGCTGCGCTGGGAAGGCGTGCCGGCCGATGCGAAAAGCCTCGCCGTCACCGTCTACGATCCCGATGCGCCCACTGGCAGCGGCTTCTGGCACTGGGTCGCGGTGAACCTGCCGGTCGGCACCACCAGCCTGCCGGAAGGCGCGGGTGCGGCGGGCGGCGCAAAGCTGCCGGCCGGCGCGGTGCAGGTGCGCAACGACTACGGCGACGACGGCTTCGGCGGCACGGCCCCGCCGCGAGGCGACAAGCCGCATCGCTACATCTTCCGCGTCCATGCGCTGAAGGTGGACAGCCTGCCCGTCACGCCCGACACCACCAACGCGGTGGCGCGCTTCATGATCCATCTGAACGAGATCGCGTCGGCCAGCTACACCGGCCTCTATGCGCTGAAGTAAGCCCCCGCGCGACCGCAGCCGCCGGCGCGCACCCCAGGGCTGGCGCGCCGACGCGGCCGCCTGCGGTCGCGGTCGCACCGATCGGCCGGCGCCCATGCGCCGGCCCACCGCCCGTATCGCTCCGCCCCCCGACCATGAACGCCGACGACAACGGCCTGCCGCTTCCCGAACGCTACTGGGCCATCCTCTGCGTCGCGCTCGGCGTGCTGCTTGCCGTGCTCGACAGCGCGATCGCGAACGTCGCGCTGCCGACCATCGCGCGCGACCTGCACGCCACCGACGCCGCCTCGATCTGGGTCGTCAACGCCTATCAGCTCACCATCACGATCTCGCTGCTGCCGCTGGCTGCGCTGGGCGACCGAATCGGCTACCGGCGCGTCTATGTCGCCGGGCTCGCGCTGTTCACGGTTTCGTCGCTGGGCTGCGCGCTGGCCGATTCGCTCGCCTCGCTCGCGGCGATGCGCGTGATCCAGGGCTTCGGCGCGGCCGGCATCATGAGCGTCAACACCGCGCTGGTGCGGATGATCTACCCGCCGCGCCTGCTCGGGCGGGGCGTCTCGCTCAACGCGATGGTGGTGGCGCTCGCCTCGGCGATCGGGCCGACCATCGCGTCGGCCGTGCTCGCGGTCACGACCTGGCCGTGGCTGTTCGCGATCAACGTGCCGATCGGCATCGCGGCCGTCGCGGTCGGCCTGCGCGCGCTGCCGGTCACGCGCGGCGACGACGCGCCGTACGACTATCCGAGCGCGATCCTGAACGCCTGCGTGTTCGGCCTCGTGATCCTCACCGTCGACGGCTTCGGCCACGGCGGCAACCACGGCCTCGTCGCGGCCGGTGCGATCGGCGCGGTGGTGCTCGGCTACGTGTTCGTGCGCCGGCAACTGTCGCAGCCCGCGCCGCTGCTGCCCGTCGACCTGCTGCGAATCCCGTTGTTTGCGCTGTCGATCGGCACCTCGGTGGCCTCGTTCACCTCGCAGATGCTCACCTTCGTCGCCTTGCCGTTCTGGCTGCAGCACACGCTCGGGCTATCGCAGGTCGAGACCGGGCTCTACATGACGCCATGGCCGCTCGTGATCATGGTGGCCGCGCCGCTCGCGGGCGTTCTTTCGGACCGCTACTCCGCGGGCACGCTGGGCGGCATCGGCCTGGCGCTGTTCGCCGCGGGGCTGCTCGCGCTCGCCACGCTCGGCGCGCACCCGGCCCCTTTCGACATCATCTGGCGCATGGCGCTGTGCGGGGCCGGCTTCGGGCTGTTCCAATCGCCCAACAATCGCGCGATCCTGTCGTCGGCGCCGCGCCACCGCAGCGGCGGCGCGAGCGGCATGCTCGGCACGGCACGGCTCAGCGGACAGACGCTCGGCGCCGCGCTGGTCGCGCTGATCTTCAACGTGGCGCCCACGCACGGGCCGACCCTTGCCTTGTACGTCGCCACCGCGTTCGCGGCGCTCGCCGCCTGCGTGAGCCTGCTGCGAATCGGTGCAGGCGCCGCGGACGCCGGATCCTGAGCCTTCCGGGCCGACGGCTCAGCGCGCGTGCGCCGAGCCGTCGGCGGCGAGCGTGTCGAGCACGAACCGGCAGCGCGCCTCGACCGCCACGCAAGGCAGTTCGACGAGCCGGTAGCCGAGCGCGCGATAGACCCGACTCATCACCTCCGCGGTACGCACCGCTTCGGCGTAATCCTGCTTGCGCTCGGCGTCGCGCACGTAGATCTCGGGCCACGGCGGGGCGAGGAACACCGGGCTGCGATAGCGATATCGCCGCGCCGCCGCCAGCACGTGCGGCGGCACGGGCAGCCCGCACAGCCGCAGATAGCCGATCACGTCCGGCACGCCGCGATCGAAGAGCACCGGCCCGGCACCGCGCGCCGCCACGCGTTCCGCCATCGCGTAGGAGCGCATTTCCCAGGCGAGCATCAGCTCCGCAAACGCCGCGCGATCGCGCCACGGCAGCGCGGGCCCGTCGATCGCCACCTGGTCGACGATCACGCCGCGCCCCGCCTCGTCGGTGCGGGCCAGCCCGCGCGCGGCCAGCGCGTCGACGAGGGTGCTCTTGCCCGCGCCCGGCCCGCCTGTGACGACGAAAAAAGGCGGCGCCGCGGCGCCGCCCCTTGCCTGCGTTGCTCTGACTGGCCCGGCTTGGCCGGGCCAGTCAGCCTGCTGGCCGTCACGCATCCGCGGTGCGCCGTCCCGCGCGCTGCGTGACCGACACGGCCGTGGCCACGCTGCGCAGGTCCGAGACGAACGAATCGCGCCACACCGAGAGATCGTTGCGCTTGAGCGCGGCGAAGTTGCTGGCGTGCCGCTCGCGCCGCTCGCCGAGCGGCATCGACAGCGCACGCTCGAGCGCCTCGGCCATCTGCGAAAGGTCGGCGGGATTGACGATCAGCGCGCCCGGCAGCTCGGCCGCGGCACCGGCGAACTCGGACAGCACCAGCACGCCGGGATCCTCGGGATTCTGCGAGGCGACGTATTCCTTCGCAACCAGATTCATGCCGTCGCGCAGCGGCGTCACGTAGCCGACGTGCGCATGCCGCAACAGCGCCATCAGCAGGTTGCGCTCGTACTTGCGGTTCAGATACTGGATCGGGGTCCAGTCGAGCTGCGCGAAGCGGCCGTTGATACGGCCCGCCTCCTGCTCCAGCGTCTGGCGAATCCGCTGGTAGGTCTGCACGTCGGAGCGCGTCGGCGGCGCGACCTGCACGAACGAGACGCGCCCCTGCCAGCCGGGCGCACTGGCCAGCATCCGCTCGAACGCCTGGAAGCGCTCGACGAGCCCCTTCGAATAATCGAGCCGGTCCACGCTCATCACCAGCTTGCGATCGCGGACCGCGTTGCGCAGCGCGGCCACCGGCTTGCGTTGCGCATGCTGGCGCGCGGCTTCCGCAATCGCCTCCGGATAGACCCCGATCGGATAGGCGCCGACCTTCACGACGCGGCCGTGGACGTGGAGCATGCCGTCCTCGCTGGCGGTGCCGATGCCGCGCCGTTCGATGTAGTCGACGAACGCCTGCTGGTCCGATTCGGTCTGGAAACCCACCACGTCGTAGGCGCACAGGCAGCGGACCAGCTCCTCGTGCGGCGGCACGGTGCGCAGCACCTCCGGCGAGGGGAACGGGATGTGCAGGAAGAAGCCGATCGGGTTCTGCACGCCGAGCGCGCGCAGCGCGTGCGCGAACGGCAGCAGGTGGTAATCGTGAACCCAGATGATGTCGTCGGGCCGGATCAGCGCACGCAGTTGCGCGGCGAGCGTCGCGTTCACGCGCTGATAGCCTTCGTACTCCTGCCGGTCGAAGCGCGCGAGATCCATGCGGTAGTGGAATACCGGCCACAGCGTGGCGTTCGAGAAGCCGCGGTAATACTGGTCGTAATCGCGCCGCGTGAGCCCCACCGTCGCGTAGGTGAGGTTGCCTTCGCGCTCGATCACCGGCTCGCCCGGCTCGCCGACGATCTCGCCGTTCCACCCGAACCAGATCCCGCCCGACTGCTGCAGCGCATCGAGCACGCCCACCGCGAGCCCGCCCGCCGACGGACGCGTGTCCTGCCCGGCTGCCACACGATTCGAAACCACGATCAATCTGCTCATACGGCCTGACCTCCTGTGCTGGATACCACGGTGCGTGACCACGCCCGGTCCCCCGTCGCAAGCACGCGAGGTGCCCGGCGCGACGGCGCGGATGTCACGCTTGGACTGGACGGCGATGGCAGCCGGCGCGAACGGCCGGCGCCGCGATGCGGAAGGCGCGGAGGACGCCGGGAACAGGTATCTCAGGCGTCCTGCTCGGCGCCGAGATCGCGCTGATAGTCGATCCCTTCAGGGCGCGCGCCGCCCTGGTTGTGCTCACCGTCAGCGGGGGCGCCGGACGGCATGGGCGCGGCGGTGTCGGCGGGTGCCGGCCGGCGCGCGCTGCTGCCGCTTTCCGGGCGGGGATTGCGCCGGGTACGGCGCATTGCGGGATGTCTCATCGAGCTGTGCGGCGCATCGCCGTTGAAACAGTGACAAACCAGTGTAGGCCGGCCCGGACGGCGCAACGGTAACAATTACCTTCAATTTGTAACGATGCGACCCTCCCCCAGCGATTTGTATGACACTATGTGCCAACCGGCGCCGCGAACGTTTTTTTCCATTCTTTGCAATTCGGATCGAAACATTGCGGAACAATGACGCCGATGCCGCGCAAG from Burkholderia glumae LMG 2196 = ATCC 33617 harbors:
- the eco gene encoding serine protease inhibitor ecotin; this translates as MRRSFRLSLVFTAAVVSLGGAHLASAQSVASGAAASAPAAAAAAADLKMFPAPQPGMQRAVISLPPAELEDDLRVQVIVGKTMPTDCNVHFFPARLQHDTLPGSGYPYYRVTDIGPVAATKMACAPSATPQSAFVIGRGDGFLLRYNSRLPVVVYVPDGYEVRYRLWQGSNEVGRAVVR
- a CDS encoding DUF5594 family protein gives rise to the protein MKPDTAHRFDTELAPRIAARIATMLGPRVRVVAVRYGGHGHPSQIHVVSTTPVHVRGFDHPLDVTLTWDGDEIERLVADQDGARFARYLNALSCKLPGWESARGLDFGSRTQTTPHVLLGGLDFEA
- a CDS encoding YbhB/YbcL family Raf kinase inhibitor-like protein, with the protein product MAEFRLQTDAFADGALMPKAQEYHHAGFGVDGGNTSPALRWEGVPADAKSLAVTVYDPDAPTGSGFWHWVAVNLPVGTTSLPEGAGAAGGAKLPAGAVQVRNDYGDDGFGGTAPPRGDKPHRYIFRVHALKVDSLPVTPDTTNAVARFMIHLNEIASASYTGLYALK
- a CDS encoding MFS transporter, with translation MNADDNGLPLPERYWAILCVALGVLLAVLDSAIANVALPTIARDLHATDAASIWVVNAYQLTITISLLPLAALGDRIGYRRVYVAGLALFTVSSLGCALADSLASLAAMRVIQGFGAAGIMSVNTALVRMIYPPRLLGRGVSLNAMVVALASAIGPTIASAVLAVTTWPWLFAINVPIGIAAVAVGLRALPVTRGDDAPYDYPSAILNACVFGLVILTVDGFGHGGNHGLVAAGAIGAVVLGYVFVRRQLSQPAPLLPVDLLRIPLFALSIGTSVASFTSQMLTFVALPFWLQHTLGLSQVETGLYMTPWPLVIMVAAPLAGVLSDRYSAGTLGGIGLALFAAGLLALATLGAHPAPFDIIWRMALCGAGFGLFQSPNNRAILSSAPRHRSGGASGMLGTARLSGQTLGAALVALIFNVAPTHGPTLALYVATAFAALAACVSLLRIGAGAADAGS
- a CDS encoding AAA family ATPase — translated: MRDGQQADWPGQAGPVRATQARGGAAAPPFFVVTGGPGAGKSTLVDALAARGLARTDEAGRGVIVDQVAIDGPALPWRDRAAFAELMLAWEMRSYAMAERVAARGAGPVLFDRGVPDVIGYLRLCGLPVPPHVLAAARRYRYRSPVFLAPPWPEIYVRDAERKQDYAEAVRTAEVMSRVYRALGYRLVELPCVAVEARCRFVLDTLAADGSAHAR
- the otsA gene encoding alpha,alpha-trehalose-phosphate synthase (UDP-forming), which gives rise to MSRLIVVSNRVAAGQDTRPSAGGLAVGVLDALQQSGGIWFGWNGEIVGEPGEPVIEREGNLTYATVGLTRRDYDQYYRGFSNATLWPVFHYRMDLARFDRQEYEGYQRVNATLAAQLRALIRPDDIIWVHDYHLLPFAHALRALGVQNPIGFFLHIPFPSPEVLRTVPPHEELVRCLCAYDVVGFQTESDQQAFVDYIERRGIGTASEDGMLHVHGRVVKVGAYPIGVYPEAIAEAARQHAQRKPVAALRNAVRDRKLVMSVDRLDYSKGLVERFQAFERMLASAPGWQGRVSFVQVAPPTRSDVQTYQRIRQTLEQEAGRINGRFAQLDWTPIQYLNRKYERNLLMALLRHAHVGYVTPLRDGMNLVAKEYVASQNPEDPGVLVLSEFAGAAAELPGALIVNPADLSQMAEALERALSMPLGERRERHASNFAALKRNDLSVWRDSFVSDLRSVATAVSVTQRAGRRTADA